From the genome of Oncorhynchus clarkii lewisi isolate Uvic-CL-2024 chromosome 11, UVic_Ocla_1.0, whole genome shotgun sequence, one region includes:
- the LOC139420653 gene encoding vasoactive intestinal polypeptide receptor 2-like isoform X1 → MSSAKCDKTPRCAWTFRSTTCSCAACNHGAVTGRSAVPRTLPFTCVSGRNPTCHFLWELQRAELVCHYELKKQSMEPAGCGGLWDNISCWAPAAVGEVVTLSCPPALTHLFGRQGNISRNCTEAGWSDVYPSLSTVCWSSDNKPNMLLFYSVVKTLYTLGHSLSLIALITSTLILCLFRRLHCTRNYIHVNLFVSFILRAVAVLVKDSVIFSHNENTDCSTQPSLVGCKVSLVMFNYFIMANFFWLLVEGLYLHTLLLVTYAYTHLAVYLTIGWGLPSVFLVVWVFCRIYLEDTGCWERNDIPTPWRVINWPIMASVIINFVLFISIIRILVQKLRCSDVGGNDQSQYRRLAKSTLLLIPLFGVNYMVFVYLVETESDGMEEYKILFDLVLGSFQGLMVAILYCFLNTEVQGELKLKWRSVSLKRYMWRDYRLHRGSISHNGTDNSTHFQRNSRAQSILQTETTSL, encoded by the exons ATGAGTTCCGCTAAGTGTGACAAGACCCCACGGTGCGCTTGGACATTTCGGAGTACGACTTGCTCGTGCGCGGCCTGCAACCATGGAGCGGTCACGGGTCGGTCTGCTGTTCCTCGCACTCTGCCTTTTACGTGTG TCAGCGGGAGAAATCCCACGTGTCACTTCCTCTGGGAGCTGCAGAGGGCAGAGCTAGTATGTCACTATGAGCTGAAGAAACAATCCATGGAGCCTGCAG gctgtggtGGCCTATGGGACAACATTTCGTGTTGGGCCCCAGCAGCAGTAGGGGAGGTGGTGACTCTCTCCTGCCCCCCTGCTCTCACACACCTCTTCGGACGACAAG GCAACATCAGTAGGAACTGTACCGAGGCTGGCTGGTCTGACGTctaccccagcctcagcactgtCTGCTGGTCCAGCGACAACAAACCCAACATG CTGCTGTTCTACTCGGTGGTGAAGACTCTGTACACTCTGGGCCACAGTCTGTCCCTCATCGCTCTCATCACCTCTACACTCATTCTCTGTCTGTTCAg gAGGCTCCACTGTACTAGGAACTACATCCATGTGAACCTGTTTGTGTCGTTCATCTTGCGAGCTGTGGCCGTGCTGGTTAAAGACTCTGTAATCTTCTCCCATAATGAAAACACTGACTGTAGCACGCAGCCCTCACTG gtgggCTGTAAGGTCAGCTTGGTGATGTTTAACTATTTCATCATGGCTAACTTCTTCTGGCTGCTGGTGGAAGGCCTCTACCTACACACTCTGCTCCTCGTCACCTACGCATACACACACCTCGCTGTCTACCTCACCATCGGCTggg GGTTACCCTCAGTATTTCTTGTGGTCTGGGTCTTCTGTAGGATCTATCTGGAAGACACCGG gtgctGGGAGAGGAATGACATCCCCACCCCTTGGAGGGTGATCAACTGGCCCATAATGGCGTCTGTGATA ATCAACTTTGTTCTTTTTATAAGTATCATCCGTATTCTAGTCCAGAAACTACGCTGCTCTGACGTGGGCGGGAACGACCAGTCACAATACAG GCGTCTGGCTAAGTCCACCCTGCTGTTGATCCCTCTCTTTGGAGTCAACTACATGGTGTTTGTCTACCTggtggagacagagagcgacGGGATGGAGGAGTACAAGATTCTGTTTGACCTGGTACTGGGGTCCTTCCAG GGCCTGATGGTAGCCATCCTCTACTGCTTCCTCAATACTGAG gtccaGGGGGAGCTGAAGTTGAAGTGGAGGAGTGTGTCGTTGAAGCGCTACATGTGGAGGGACTACCGTCTACACAGGGGGTCAATCAGCCATAACGGGACTGATAACTCCACCCACTTCCAGCGGAACTCCAGAGCCCAATCCATCCTGCAGACAGAGACCACCTCACTGTGA
- the LOC139420653 gene encoding vasoactive intestinal polypeptide receptor 2-like isoform X2: protein MERSRVGLLFLALCLLRVKVSGRNPTCHFLWELQRAELVCHYELKKQSMEPAGCGGLWDNISCWAPAAVGEVVTLSCPPALTHLFGRQGNISRNCTEAGWSDVYPSLSTVCWSSDNKPNMLLFYSVVKTLYTLGHSLSLIALITSTLILCLFRRLHCTRNYIHVNLFVSFILRAVAVLVKDSVIFSHNENTDCSTQPSLVGCKVSLVMFNYFIMANFFWLLVEGLYLHTLLLVTYAYTHLAVYLTIGWGLPSVFLVVWVFCRIYLEDTGCWERNDIPTPWRVINWPIMASVIINFVLFISIIRILVQKLRCSDVGGNDQSQYRRLAKSTLLLIPLFGVNYMVFVYLVETESDGMEEYKILFDLVLGSFQGLMVAILYCFLNTEVQGELKLKWRSVSLKRYMWRDYRLHRGSISHNGTDNSTHFQRNSRAQSILQTETTSL, encoded by the exons ATGGAGCGGTCACGGGTCGGTCTGCTGTTCCTCGCACTCTGCCTTTTACGTGTG AAAGTCAGCGGGAGAAATCCCACGTGTCACTTCCTCTGGGAGCTGCAGAGGGCAGAGCTAGTATGTCACTATGAGCTGAAGAAACAATCCATGGAGCCTGCAG gctgtggtGGCCTATGGGACAACATTTCGTGTTGGGCCCCAGCAGCAGTAGGGGAGGTGGTGACTCTCTCCTGCCCCCCTGCTCTCACACACCTCTTCGGACGACAAG GCAACATCAGTAGGAACTGTACCGAGGCTGGCTGGTCTGACGTctaccccagcctcagcactgtCTGCTGGTCCAGCGACAACAAACCCAACATG CTGCTGTTCTACTCGGTGGTGAAGACTCTGTACACTCTGGGCCACAGTCTGTCCCTCATCGCTCTCATCACCTCTACACTCATTCTCTGTCTGTTCAg gAGGCTCCACTGTACTAGGAACTACATCCATGTGAACCTGTTTGTGTCGTTCATCTTGCGAGCTGTGGCCGTGCTGGTTAAAGACTCTGTAATCTTCTCCCATAATGAAAACACTGACTGTAGCACGCAGCCCTCACTG gtgggCTGTAAGGTCAGCTTGGTGATGTTTAACTATTTCATCATGGCTAACTTCTTCTGGCTGCTGGTGGAAGGCCTCTACCTACACACTCTGCTCCTCGTCACCTACGCATACACACACCTCGCTGTCTACCTCACCATCGGCTggg GGTTACCCTCAGTATTTCTTGTGGTCTGGGTCTTCTGTAGGATCTATCTGGAAGACACCGG gtgctGGGAGAGGAATGACATCCCCACCCCTTGGAGGGTGATCAACTGGCCCATAATGGCGTCTGTGATA ATCAACTTTGTTCTTTTTATAAGTATCATCCGTATTCTAGTCCAGAAACTACGCTGCTCTGACGTGGGCGGGAACGACCAGTCACAATACAG GCGTCTGGCTAAGTCCACCCTGCTGTTGATCCCTCTCTTTGGAGTCAACTACATGGTGTTTGTCTACCTggtggagacagagagcgacGGGATGGAGGAGTACAAGATTCTGTTTGACCTGGTACTGGGGTCCTTCCAG GGCCTGATGGTAGCCATCCTCTACTGCTTCCTCAATACTGAG gtccaGGGGGAGCTGAAGTTGAAGTGGAGGAGTGTGTCGTTGAAGCGCTACATGTGGAGGGACTACCGTCTACACAGGGGGTCAATCAGCCATAACGGGACTGATAACTCCACCCACTTCCAGCGGAACTCCAGAGCCCAATCCATCCTGCAGACAGAGACCACCTCACTGTGA
- the LOC139420654 gene encoding eotaxin-like — MSMFQSRTVSLALLITMCVYLSSVSANYRRPSKVTTNCCTSVSDTPIKSELQGYRIQNSMPPCVNAIIFYTVKGEKICSDPKTPWVDRRKKGLKVMKK; from the exons atgTCCATGTTCCAGTCCAGGACCGTCTCGCTGGCACTCCTGATCAccatgtgtgtgtacctctcctctgtctctgccaACT atcgTCGGCCCAGTAAGGTGACCACAAACTGCTGCACAAGTGTGTCTGACACTCCCATAAAATCTGAACTGCAAGGATACCGCATCCAAAACTCCATGCCACCCTGTGTTAACGCCATCAT CTTCTACACAGTGAAAGGTGAGAAGATCTGCTCTGATCCCAAAACACCCTGGGTCGACAGGAGAAAGAAAG GTTTAAAAGTGATGAAAAAGTGA
- the LOC139420655 gene encoding uncharacterized protein isoform X1 — MNSSIFSTCIVPVKMVTCGTLVKIWTAAIVIATLVWTGTVDGEKLSSCCKTVTRSEVTDPITGYWTQHYNAPCVRAVILETEKGLICCHYKQPWVRRKIQQFEMARRSSSSPSLSSSPPSLTSSPTTTSLPSSPPSVNFSPLSLTSTLRSLPSSPPSLSSSSNSLTSTSLPSSPPSVNFSPLSLTSTLRSLPSSPPSLSSSSNSLTSTFLPSSPPSLSSSSNSLTSTFLPSSPPSLSSSSNSLTSTSLPSSPPSVNFSPLSLTSTLRSLPSSPPSLSSSSNSLTSTTTSLSSSPPSVNFSPLSLISTLRSLPSSSPSLSSSSNSLTSTSTFLPSSPSSLSSSSNSLTSTFTFLPSSPPSLSSSSNSLTSTSTFLPSSPPSLSSSSNSLTSTSTFLPSSPPSLSSSSNSLTSTSTFLPSSPPPLSSSSNSLTSTSTFLPSSPPPLSSSSNSLTSTSTFLTSSPPALSSSPLSVSSLHSLFSSLFPASPSSPPVTSSHPSLSRSPSYLLSSLFPASSSPPSITSSPTSLSSSPHWESTENALTQQSTANQ; from the exons atgaattcATCTATTTTTTCAACTTGTATTGTACCAGTAAAGATGGTGACCTGTGGAACTCTGGTGAAGATCTGGACAGCAGCAATCGTCATAGCAACGCTGGTCTGGACAGGGACAG TAGATGGAGAGAAGCTGTCGTCGTGCTGTAAGACAGTGACCAGGAGCGAGGTGACCGATCCAATCACAGGCTACTGGACTCAGCACTATAACGCTCCCTGTGTACGGGCCGTCAT CTTGGAGACGGAAAAGGGCCTGATCTGTTGTCACTATAAACAACCCTGGGTACGCCGCAAGATTCAACAGTTTGA AATGGCCCGCAGGAGctcatcatctccctctctctcctcctctccaccctctctcacctcctcccctacCACTACCTCCttaccttcctctcctccctcagtcaacttctctcccctgtctctcactTCCACCCTTAGGTCtttaccctcctctcccccttctctctcctcctcttccaactCTCTCACTTCTACCTCCttaccttcctctcctccctcagtcaacttctctcccctctctctcacttccacCCTTAGGTCtttaccctcctctcccccttctctctcctcctcttccaactCTCTCACTTCTACCttcttaccctcctctcctccttctctctcctcctcttccaactCTCTCACTTCTACCTTcttaccctcctctcccccttctctctcctcctcttccaactCTCTCACTTCTACCTCCttaccttcctctcctccctcagtcaacttctctcccctctctctcacttccacCCTTAGGTCtttaccctcctctcccccttctctctcctcctcttccaactctctcacctctaccactacctccttatcttcctctcctccctcagtcaacttctctcccctgtctctcattTCCACCCTTAGGTCTttaccctcctcttccccttctctctcctcctcttccaactCTCTCACTTCTACCTCTACCTtcttaccctcctctccttcttctctctcctcctcttccaactCTCTCACTTCTACTTTTACcttcctaccctcctctcctccttctctctcctcctcttccaactCTCTCACTTCTACCTCTACCttcttaccctcctctcctccttctctctcctcctcttccaactCTCTCACTTCTACCTCTACCttcttaccctcctctcctccttctctctcctcctcttccaactctctcacctccacctctaccttcttaccctcctctcctccacctctctcctcctcttccaactctctcacctccacctctaccttcttaccctcctctcctccacctctctcctcctcttccaactctctcacctccacctctacattcttaacctcctctcctccagctctctcctcctctcctctgtctgtttcctctcttcactcgctcttctcctctcttttccctgcttccccctcttctccccccgtaacttcctctcacccctctttgtcccgctctccctcctatctcctctcctctcttttccctgcctcctcctctcctccctcaatcACTTCCTCTCCTacatctctttcctcctcccctcatTGGGAATCAACCGAGAATGCCTTAACTCAGCAGTCAACAGCCAACCAATAG
- the LOC139420655 gene encoding uncharacterized protein isoform X2 translates to MNSSIFSTCIVPVKMVTCGTLVKIWTAAIVIATLVWTGTDGEKLSSCCKTVTRSEVTDPITGYWTQHYNAPCVRAVILETEKGLICCHYKQPWVRRKIQQFEMARRSSSSPSLSSSPPSLTSSPTTTSLPSSPPSVNFSPLSLTSTLRSLPSSPPSLSSSSNSLTSTSLPSSPPSVNFSPLSLTSTLRSLPSSPPSLSSSSNSLTSTFLPSSPPSLSSSSNSLTSTFLPSSPPSLSSSSNSLTSTSLPSSPPSVNFSPLSLTSTLRSLPSSPPSLSSSSNSLTSTTTSLSSSPPSVNFSPLSLISTLRSLPSSSPSLSSSSNSLTSTSTFLPSSPSSLSSSSNSLTSTFTFLPSSPPSLSSSSNSLTSTSTFLPSSPPSLSSSSNSLTSTSTFLPSSPPSLSSSSNSLTSTSTFLPSSPPPLSSSSNSLTSTSTFLPSSPPPLSSSSNSLTSTSTFLTSSPPALSSSPLSVSSLHSLFSSLFPASPSSPPVTSSHPSLSRSPSYLLSSLFPASSSPPSITSSPTSLSSSPHWESTENALTQQSTANQ, encoded by the exons atgaattcATCTATTTTTTCAACTTGTATTGTACCAGTAAAGATGGTGACCTGTGGAACTCTGGTGAAGATCTGGACAGCAGCAATCGTCATAGCAACGCTGGTCTGGACAGGGACAG ATGGAGAGAAGCTGTCGTCGTGCTGTAAGACAGTGACCAGGAGCGAGGTGACCGATCCAATCACAGGCTACTGGACTCAGCACTATAACGCTCCCTGTGTACGGGCCGTCAT CTTGGAGACGGAAAAGGGCCTGATCTGTTGTCACTATAAACAACCCTGGGTACGCCGCAAGATTCAACAGTTTGA AATGGCCCGCAGGAGctcatcatctccctctctctcctcctctccaccctctctcacctcctcccctacCACTACCTCCttaccttcctctcctccctcagtcaacttctctcccctgtctctcactTCCACCCTTAGGTCtttaccctcctctcccccttctctctcctcctcttccaactCTCTCACTTCTACCTCCttaccttcctctcctccctcagtcaacttctctcccctctctctcacttccacCCTTAGGTCtttaccctcctctcccccttctctctcctcctcttccaactCTCTCACTTCTACCttcttaccctcctctcctccttctctctcctcctcttccaactCTCTCACTTCTACCTTcttaccctcctctcccccttctctctcctcctcttccaactCTCTCACTTCTACCTCCttaccttcctctcctccctcagtcaacttctctcccctctctctcacttccacCCTTAGGTCtttaccctcctctcccccttctctctcctcctcttccaactctctcacctctaccactacctccttatcttcctctcctccctcagtcaacttctctcccctgtctctcattTCCACCCTTAGGTCTttaccctcctcttccccttctctctcctcctcttccaactCTCTCACTTCTACCTCTACCTtcttaccctcctctccttcttctctctcctcctcttccaactCTCTCACTTCTACTTTTACcttcctaccctcctctcctccttctctctcctcctcttccaactCTCTCACTTCTACCTCTACCttcttaccctcctctcctccttctctctcctcctcttccaactCTCTCACTTCTACCTCTACCttcttaccctcctctcctccttctctctcctcctcttccaactctctcacctccacctctaccttcttaccctcctctcctccacctctctcctcctcttccaactctctcacctccacctctaccttcttaccctcctctcctccacctctctcctcctcttccaactctctcacctccacctctacattcttaacctcctctcctccagctctctcctcctctcctctgtctgtttcctctcttcactcgctcttctcctctcttttccctgcttccccctcttctccccccgtaacttcctctcacccctctttgtcccgctctccctcctatctcctctcctctcttttccctgcctcctcctctcctccctcaatcACTTCCTCTCCTacatctctttcctcctcccctcatTGGGAATCAACCGAGAATGCCTTAACTCAGCAGTCAACAGCCAACCAATAG